The Candidatus Delongbacteria bacterium genome has a window encoding:
- a CDS encoding sigma 54-interacting transcriptional regulator: MATELDWLRDTPPLLLEWLFLRQGPGLLQCGLWQPLDRLRRAEEEDGPEFLPPDSEEILLLQVLRALCAGRPEALERYVDSLEGEPADSLHWLARELARWRALARRPPGEALQELLAELPVSRDDLLLRGAVQAWNLLGAGRSREAGERLGGLLREARRRGAARLEELLGRWLARLEESRPEGRRGGARAPGLREARREACFLACHRYGRMVGRSAAFQELRRQLEQAAGDGLPLLLVGETGTGKELAVDYLHQLAFPAGAPLVAVNCAGLSDNLAEAELFGSVRGAFTGAVDREGLAVRADGGLLFLDEFGALPTPVQARLLRFLESGVFRPVGEARERQVRVRVAAATCEIGRLGGAFRQDLLHRVAGRVIEVPPLSRRLDDLPLLCRAFLLEAGVPQPARHPLCSPASQTRLRRAAWPGNLRQLRHLIQRLAPLTAKQILAELAVLPEDAPPAPPPVVAGGDAAPELPLREAVACFEWTRIQAALAGCGQDKRLAAQRLGISLPTLYARLKRGPGPVAARAGAALASPDAPDPPHPRDEPVAPSISSNY; encoded by the coding sequence ATGGCGACGGAACTGGATTGGCTGCGCGACACGCCCCCGCTTCTGCTGGAATGGCTCTTCCTGCGACAGGGGCCCGGCCTGCTGCAGTGCGGCCTGTGGCAGCCGTTGGACCGCCTGCGGCGGGCGGAGGAGGAGGACGGCCCGGAATTCCTGCCGCCGGATTCCGAGGAGATCCTGCTGCTCCAGGTCCTGCGCGCGCTCTGCGCCGGGCGGCCGGAGGCGCTGGAACGCTACGTGGACAGCCTGGAGGGCGAGCCCGCGGACTCCTTGCACTGGCTGGCCCGGGAGCTGGCCCGCTGGCGCGCCCTGGCCCGGCGGCCGCCCGGGGAAGCCCTGCAGGAGCTGCTGGCGGAGCTGCCCGTCAGCCGGGACGACCTGCTGCTGCGCGGCGCCGTGCAGGCCTGGAACCTGCTGGGGGCGGGCCGGTCGCGCGAGGCCGGGGAGCGCTTGGGCGGCTTGCTGCGGGAAGCCCGGCGGCGGGGCGCGGCGCGGCTGGAGGAGCTGCTGGGCCGCTGGCTGGCCCGGCTGGAGGAGTCCCGCCCGGAGGGCCGGCGCGGGGGAGCCCGGGCGCCAGGATTGCGGGAGGCCCGCCGCGAGGCCTGCTTCCTGGCCTGTCACCGCTACGGCCGGATGGTGGGCCGCTCCGCGGCGTTCCAGGAGCTGCGGCGTCAGCTGGAACAAGCCGCCGGCGACGGGCTGCCCCTGCTGCTGGTGGGCGAGACGGGCACGGGCAAGGAACTGGCGGTGGACTATCTGCACCAACTGGCCTTTCCGGCCGGTGCGCCGCTGGTGGCCGTGAACTGCGCGGGGCTGAGCGACAACCTGGCCGAGGCCGAGCTGTTCGGTTCCGTGCGCGGGGCTTTCACCGGGGCCGTGGATCGCGAGGGCCTGGCGGTCCGGGCCGACGGCGGCCTGCTCTTCCTGGACGAGTTCGGCGCCCTGCCCACGCCGGTCCAGGCCCGCCTGTTGCGCTTCCTGGAGAGCGGCGTCTTCCGGCCCGTGGGCGAGGCCCGGGAGCGCCAGGTGCGCGTGCGGGTGGCGGCCGCCACCTGCGAGATCGGCCGCTTGGGGGGCGCCTTTCGGCAGGATCTGCTGCATCGCGTGGCCGGCCGGGTGATCGAGGTGCCGCCCTTGTCCCGCCGCCTGGACGACCTGCCCCTGCTCTGTCGGGCCTTCCTGCTGGAGGCCGGGGTGCCCCAACCCGCCCGCCACCCGCTCTGCTCACCGGCCTCCCAGACCCGCCTGCGCCGGGCGGCCTGGCCGGGCAACCTGCGCCAGCTCCGGCACCTGATTCAGCGGCTGGCGCCGTTGACGGCCAAACAGATCCTGGCGGAGCTGGCCGTGCTGCCGGAGGACGCCCCGCCCGCCCCGCCGCCCGTCGTCGCCGGGGGAGACGCGGCGCCCGAGCTGCCCCTGCGCGAGGCCGTGGCCTGCTTCGAGTGGACGCGCATCCAGGCGGCGCTGGCGGGTTGCGGACAGGACAAACGCCTGGCCGCCCAGCGCTTGGGGATCAGCCTGCCCACGCTCTACGCCCGGCTCAAACGCGGGCCCGGACCGGTCGCCGCGCGAGCGGGCGCGGCGCTCGCCAGCCCGGACGCTCCGGATCCGCCCCATCCGCGGGACGAGCCCGTGGCGCCTTCGATCAGTTCGAATTACTGA